One region of Eubalaena glacialis isolate mEubGla1 chromosome 6, mEubGla1.1.hap2.+ XY, whole genome shotgun sequence genomic DNA includes:
- the LOC133093170 gene encoding keratin-associated protein 19-4-like translates to MSYYANYCKGLGFGCGGFGGLGYGHGCGCSSFCRLGHGCGHGDNRYGCYCPSCYGGYGFSGLH, encoded by the coding sequence ATGAGCTACTATGCCAACTATTGCAAAGGCCTGGGCTTCGGCTGTGGAGGCTTTGGTGGCCTGGGCTATGGCCATGGCTGCGGATGCAGCAGCTTCTGCAGACTGGGCCATGGCTGTGGCCATGGAGACAACAGATATGGCTGCTACTGCCCATCATGCTATGGAGGATATGGCTTTTCTGGCTTACACTAA